In Pseudomonas fluorescens NCIMB 11764, a single window of DNA contains:
- the flgM gene encoding flagellar biosynthesis anti-sigma factor FlgM has translation MVIDFSRLNSSSSLTGSTRTSVAKETAEAGKSAPLNTPAEQASTVKSGESVHLSNEAQQLQQVTDKLRDQPAVDKARVAELKAAIADGSYKVDSNRVASKLLNFEAQR, from the coding sequence ATGGTCATCGATTTCAGCCGTTTGAACAGCTCCTCGTCACTTACGGGCAGTACACGTACCAGCGTTGCCAAGGAAACCGCCGAAGCCGGCAAATCCGCGCCGCTGAATACCCCGGCCGAACAGGCCAGTACCGTCAAAAGCGGGGAATCGGTACACCTCAGCAATGAGGCTCAACAGTTGCAACAGGTCACTGACAAGCTGCGCGATCAGCCTGCCGTCGACAAAGCCCGCGTGGCCGAGTTGAAAGCAGCGATTGCCGATGGCAGCTACAAAGTCGACAGCAACCGTGTAGCCAGCAAACTGCTCAACTTCGAAGCCCAGCGCTAG
- a CDS encoding flagella synthesis protein FlgN, giving the protein MHDTNLLQLITDDFAPAQHLLELLQTESIALHGRDMPLLEDILAQKQALIILLEQHGRKRSEILASLNLPLNRNGLEQLASHSSIGEELLAQSDVLTDLLAQCQAANANNGQSILVQQAATANQLKILTGGEPPALYDARGSTAKLAKPRPLSQA; this is encoded by the coding sequence ATGCACGACACTAACTTACTGCAACTGATCACCGACGACTTTGCTCCAGCGCAACATTTGCTGGAGTTACTGCAAACCGAGTCCATCGCCTTGCACGGTCGTGACATGCCACTGCTCGAAGATATTCTGGCGCAGAAACAGGCATTGATCATTCTGCTCGAACAGCATGGCCGCAAGCGCAGTGAAATCCTCGCCAGCCTCAATCTTCCGCTGAATCGCAACGGTCTGGAGCAACTGGCCAGCCACTCGAGCATCGGCGAAGAGTTGCTGGCGCAGAGCGATGTGCTGACCGACCTTCTGGCTCAATGCCAGGCGGCGAACGCCAATAATGGCCAGTCGATCCTGGTCCAGCAGGCCGCCACGGCCAACCAGCTGAAAATCCTCACCGGCGGCGAACCGCCAGCCCTTTATGATGCCCGCGGATCAACCGCCAAGCTTGCGAAGCCACGCCCGCTCAGTCAGGCTTGA
- a CDS encoding flagellar brake protein, whose amino-acid sequence MSNALTAEDAPQPPKVLTTPLEISGNLRQLQESHDPLIITFHERTQRFQSYLVDVDREGRTIALDEMIPRDGERFMLAGEPFKVEGFHEGVRIAWESNGQLTIDESGDSRCYRGPLPDEVVYHQRRNAFRAALKLAQLVNVDLDGEKLKAPISGKLLDISATGCKLRFDGDITGSLQLGQVYDRFSAALPFGKMTAPVELRYLHFEEKISTTFAGIRFHNMSGLVQRQVERFVYQLQREARRFDKDDM is encoded by the coding sequence GTGTCCAATGCCTTAACCGCGGAAGATGCCCCGCAGCCACCCAAGGTGCTTACCACGCCATTGGAAATCTCCGGCAACCTGCGCCAACTGCAAGAAAGCCATGATCCGCTGATCATCACGTTCCATGAGCGCACTCAGCGCTTTCAGAGCTATCTGGTGGACGTGGACCGCGAAGGTCGCACCATCGCGCTCGACGAAATGATCCCGCGTGACGGCGAACGCTTCATGCTGGCGGGCGAACCGTTCAAGGTCGAAGGCTTCCACGAAGGCGTGCGCATCGCCTGGGAAAGCAACGGTCAACTGACCATCGATGAATCCGGTGACAGTCGCTGCTATCGCGGCCCGCTGCCGGATGAAGTGGTCTATCACCAGCGCCGCAATGCCTTTCGCGCGGCATTGAAGCTGGCCCAATTGGTCAACGTCGATCTGGACGGTGAAAAGCTCAAGGCACCGATCAGCGGCAAGCTGCTGGATATCTCTGCCACCGGCTGCAAGTTGCGCTTCGACGGCGACATTACCGGCAGCCTGCAACTGGGCCAGGTCTACGACCGTTTCTCCGCCGCCCTGCCCTTTGGCAAGATGACGGCACCGGTCGAACTGCGCTACCTGCACTTCGAAGAAAAAATCTCCACCACCTTCGCCGGCATCCGCTTTCACAACATGAGCGGCCTGGTGCAGCGTCAGGTCGAGCGCTTCGTCTATCAGCTCCAGCGCGAAGCTCGACGCTTCGACAAAGACGACATGTAA
- a CDS encoding MFS transporter, giving the protein MRQIWKPFRALYFASLMMLIGSGLLSTYLGLRLAADHVDSLWVGALMAANYFGLVLGGKIGHRLIARVGHIRAYSACAGIVGAAVLGHGLVDWLPAWIFLRVIVGLGMMCQYMVIESWLNEQAEASQRGTVFSGYMIASYLGLVLGQLILVMHPALGLELLMLVALCFALCLVPVALTRRIHPAPLHPAPMEPRFFIKRVPQSLSTVLGAGLIIGSFYGLAPLYASQQGLSTEQVGLFMGSCIFAGLLVQWPLGWLSDRYDRALLIRCFALFLAVAALPLAIMKQVPLEVLFIAGFLCALVKFCLYPLAVAFSNDHVEGDRRVSLTAMLLVTYGVGASIGPLVAGVLMKLFGSQMLYAFFSFFALVLVWRIRPKAVTNLHQVDDAPLHHVAMPDSMSSSPLVACLDPRVDEQVVQDQMQSPVNPEPSPEPETETETPTTPSPEDPDTGREQSFTEARP; this is encoded by the coding sequence ATGCGCCAAATCTGGAAACCCTTTCGAGCGCTGTATTTTGCCTCGCTGATGATGTTGATCGGCTCGGGCCTGCTGAGTACTTACCTGGGCTTGCGCCTGGCGGCCGACCATGTCGACAGCCTGTGGGTCGGTGCGTTGATGGCGGCCAACTATTTTGGTCTGGTGCTGGGGGGCAAGATCGGTCACCGGTTGATTGCCCGGGTCGGGCATATCCGCGCCTATTCGGCCTGTGCCGGGATTGTCGGGGCGGCGGTGCTGGGCCATGGCCTGGTGGACTGGCTGCCTGCCTGGATCTTTTTGCGGGTCATCGTCGGCCTCGGCATGATGTGCCAGTACATGGTCATCGAAAGCTGGCTCAATGAGCAGGCCGAAGCCTCGCAACGCGGCACGGTGTTCAGCGGCTACATGATTGCGTCCTACCTGGGGTTGGTGCTGGGGCAATTGATTCTGGTCATGCACCCGGCGCTCGGTCTGGAACTGTTGATGCTGGTCGCCCTGTGCTTTGCCCTGTGCCTGGTGCCGGTGGCCCTGACGCGACGGATTCACCCGGCGCCTCTGCACCCGGCGCCGATGGAGCCGCGGTTCTTCATCAAGCGCGTGCCGCAGTCGTTGAGTACGGTGCTGGGGGCGGGACTGATCATCGGTTCGTTCTACGGTCTGGCGCCGCTGTATGCCTCGCAGCAAGGGCTGTCCACGGAGCAGGTCGGTCTGTTCATGGGTAGCTGCATTTTTGCCGGCCTGCTGGTGCAGTGGCCGTTGGGCTGGTTGTCCGACCGTTATGACCGGGCGCTGTTGATCCGCTGTTTTGCGCTTTTCCTGGCCGTTGCCGCCTTGCCGCTGGCGATCATGAAGCAGGTGCCGCTGGAGGTGCTGTTTATCGCCGGCTTTCTCTGTGCATTGGTGAAGTTTTGCCTGTACCCGTTGGCGGTGGCGTTCTCCAATGACCACGTCGAGGGCGATCGCCGGGTGTCGCTGACGGCGATGTTGCTGGTGACCTACGGTGTCGGTGCCAGTATCGGGCCGCTGGTCGCGGGGGTGCTGATGAAGCTGTTCGGCAGCCAGATGCTCTATGCCTTCTTCAGTTTCTTCGCGTTGGTGCTGGTGTGGCGCATCCGCCCGAAAGCGGTGACCAACCTGCACCAGGTCGACGATGCGCCGCTGCATCACGTTGCCATGCCGGACAGCATGTCGAGTTCGCCGCTGGTGGCTTGCCTTGACCCGCGTGTCGATGAACAGGTGGTGCAGGACCAGATGCAGAGCCCGGTCAATCCTGAGCCGAGCCCTGAGCCGGAGACTGAGACTGAGACACCCACCACACCGTCTCCAGAAGACCCTGACACGGGGCGTGAGCAAAGCTTCACCGAGGCCAGGCCTTAA
- a CDS encoding glutamine synthetase family protein produces the protein MTAEGFFEGRRLQMARGVLLQCIMGGYPPARFYGSDDGDLALVPDPAQIHRLPWSQQPRALAICDADELTGESSSLSTRGQLKAVIARYAARGLAPVVATELEFFVFAPNTDPTQPFQPPLGLDGRREDGCSAFSVSSNNGLRPFFSEVYECMAALGLPRDTFMHEMGVSQFEINLLHGDPLLLADQTFLFKHLLKEVALKHGLTVVCMAKPLAHTPGSSMHIHQSIVEIGSGRNVFSDEAGEPTATFRHFIGGQQAGMADFTALFAPNVNSYQRLCHPFASPNNACWSHDNRAAGLRIPASSAAARRVENRLPGADANPYLAIAASLAAGLYGIENELEPSAAIQGEFEVPDNLSLPCTLHAALERLKRSQLAKELFGKEFIGGYVASKTLELTSFFDEITPWERRVLAAQA, from the coding sequence ATGACAGCCGAGGGGTTTTTCGAAGGACGGCGGTTGCAGATGGCGCGGGGTGTGCTGCTGCAATGCATCATGGGCGGATATCCGCCAGCACGTTTCTACGGCAGCGATGATGGCGACCTGGCGCTGGTGCCTGATCCTGCGCAGATTCACCGCTTGCCGTGGAGCCAGCAACCACGAGCCCTCGCCATTTGCGACGCCGACGAACTGACGGGCGAAAGCTCGAGCCTGTCGACCCGTGGCCAACTCAAGGCGGTGATCGCCCGTTACGCGGCACGTGGTCTGGCGCCCGTGGTCGCGACCGAACTGGAATTCTTTGTCTTCGCGCCCAATACCGACCCGACGCAACCCTTCCAGCCACCGCTGGGCCTGGACGGTCGGCGCGAGGACGGTTGTTCGGCGTTCAGCGTCAGTTCCAATAACGGCTTGCGACCGTTCTTCAGTGAAGTCTACGAATGCATGGCTGCGCTCGGTTTGCCGCGCGATACGTTCATGCACGAGATGGGCGTCAGCCAGTTCGAGATCAATCTGCTGCACGGCGATCCGCTGCTGCTGGCCGACCAGACCTTCCTGTTCAAGCATCTGCTCAAGGAAGTTGCGCTCAAGCACGGCCTGACCGTGGTCTGCATGGCCAAGCCGCTGGCGCACACGCCGGGCAGTTCGATGCACATTCACCAGAGCATCGTCGAGATCGGCAGCGGACGTAACGTGTTCAGCGACGAGGCCGGTGAACCGACCGCGACCTTCCGTCACTTCATCGGCGGCCAGCAGGCCGGCATGGCGGATTTCACCGCGTTGTTTGCGCCGAACGTCAATTCCTATCAGCGCTTGTGTCATCCGTTCGCATCACCCAACAATGCCTGCTGGTCCCACGACAATCGCGCGGCCGGTTTGCGTATTCCGGCCAGCTCGGCGGCCGCTCGTCGGGTCGAAAACCGCTTGCCGGGGGCGGATGCAAATCCGTATCTGGCGATCGCCGCGAGCCTGGCCGCGGGGTTGTACGGCATTGAAAACGAGCTGGAGCCAAGCGCAGCGATCCAGGGCGAGTTCGAGGTGCCGGATAATCTTTCGTTGCCGTGTACCTTGCATGCCGCTCTCGAACGTCTGAAACGTAGCCAATTGGCGAAGGAACTGTTTGGCAAGGAGTTCATCGGAGGCTACGTCGCTTCGAAGACCCTGGAGTTGACCAGCTTCTTTGATGAAATTACGCCCTGGGAGCGCCGTGTCCTGGCCGCCCAGGCCTGA
- a CDS encoding sensor histidine kinase, whose amino-acid sequence MNQDNPALDFSTVIASTVHDMKNSLAMLMQAHSQWLARLPDPARHTPEQGVIEFEFAHLNGMLVQLLGLYKLGVNQMPLQPAYHELDDFIEAQLACHQDVFASRGIMATYEVDPLSPLGFFDRELIASVLGNCITNAIRYARHAVLISVSDEAGQLVLTINDDGEGYPAQMIERQADYVQGINHSSGSTGLGLYFAGRIAALHQRNGIGGRTEISNGGPLGGGVFSLYLP is encoded by the coding sequence ATGAACCAAGACAACCCTGCACTGGATTTCTCCACGGTGATCGCTTCCACCGTGCACGACATGAAGAACTCGCTGGCGATGTTGATGCAGGCCCACAGCCAATGGCTGGCGCGCTTGCCCGACCCGGCGCGGCACACCCCGGAACAGGGCGTGATCGAATTCGAGTTCGCCCACCTCAACGGCATGCTCGTGCAGTTGCTGGGGCTATACAAACTCGGCGTCAATCAGATGCCGTTGCAACCGGCCTATCACGAGCTCGATGACTTTATCGAAGCGCAACTGGCCTGCCACCAGGACGTTTTCGCCAGTCGCGGCATCATGGCGACTTACGAAGTGGACCCGCTGAGCCCGCTGGGGTTCTTCGACCGGGAACTGATTGCGTCGGTGCTGGGCAATTGCATCACCAACGCCATCCGTTATGCCCGCCATGCGGTGTTGATCAGCGTCAGTGATGAGGCCGGGCAACTGGTGCTGACGATCAACGACGACGGCGAAGGCTACCCGGCCCAGATGATCGAGCGTCAGGCCGACTACGTGCAGGGCATCAACCACAGCAGTGGCAGCACCGGGCTGGGTCTGTATTTCGCCGGGCGGATTGCCGCGTTGCATCAGCGCAACGGCATCGGCGGGCGCACCGAAATCAGCAATGGCGGCCCGTTGGGCGGCGGCGTGTTCAGCCTTTATCTCCCCTGA
- a CDS encoding tetratricopeptide repeat-containing response regulator yields the protein MLSYHQKRFLIVDDFSDFRSSVRSMLRELGVKDVDTADTGEQALRMCSQKSYDFILQDFHLGDGKKNGQQVLEDLMVEKLISHEAVFVMVTAETSQAMVLSALEHEPDAYLTKPFNRSGLAQRLERLEQRKTLLKPILQALDRGKPVEVLNACIALCKQDIRYSPLCLRYRADALRDLNQNEALERLYDSIIADRPLPWAFAGLGQLLFKRGQVSQAKGVYEKALKVFPMMPALYDGMADVLVAEGDTKAAQQVLEEAIRLSPLAVRRQALLGKLAMTNEDFDTASKAYRQAVSQGAQSRFKDAESNLGLAHALISKGSEKGLDTRTRLEINTTLSAVAKENPSDPGLQIRARLMKATSLLLNDAETAEKLTEQAMLRLDGMEQFMSAEAALLVAKQLQMLGQADAGASMLKNCVEIYGDDPTVMKSIAKLTDDPTILNSGNDAAELNRQGVRVYKTGNLVEARAAFRKALAMQPKNISIALNMAQSLLHGTDTSVPSAELEECRACLKTVGLMPDTDARYARYQKLKIKAFSG from the coding sequence ATGCTGTCGTATCACCAAAAGCGTTTTCTGATCGTCGATGATTTCTCCGATTTCCGCAGTTCGGTCCGTTCCATGCTGCGTGAGCTGGGCGTCAAGGACGTGGATACCGCCGACACCGGCGAGCAGGCGCTGCGCATGTGTTCGCAGAAGTCCTACGATTTCATCCTGCAGGATTTCCACCTCGGCGACGGCAAGAAGAATGGTCAGCAGGTACTCGAAGACCTGATGGTCGAGAAGCTGATCAGCCATGAAGCCGTGTTTGTCATGGTCACCGCCGAGACCAGCCAGGCGATGGTGCTCAGCGCCCTGGAGCATGAGCCCGATGCCTACCTGACCAAACCGTTCAACCGCTCGGGCCTGGCCCAGCGCCTTGAGCGTCTGGAACAGCGCAAGACCCTGCTCAAGCCGATCCTGCAGGCGCTGGATCGCGGCAAGCCGGTTGAAGTGCTCAATGCCTGTATCGCGCTGTGCAAACAGGACATCCGCTATTCGCCGCTGTGCCTGCGCTACCGCGCCGATGCCCTGCGTGACTTGAATCAGAATGAGGCGCTGGAGCGTCTCTACGACAGCATCATTGCTGATCGGCCTTTGCCGTGGGCGTTTGCCGGGTTGGGCCAGTTGCTGTTCAAGCGCGGTCAGGTCAGTCAGGCCAAGGGCGTCTACGAAAAAGCCCTGAAAGTGTTCCCGATGATGCCGGCGCTGTACGACGGTATGGCGGATGTGCTGGTCGCCGAAGGCGACACCAAGGCCGCGCAGCAAGTATTGGAGGAGGCGATTCGCTTATCGCCGCTGGCCGTGCGTCGCCAGGCGTTGCTGGGCAAGTTGGCAATGACCAACGAAGATTTCGACACGGCGTCCAAGGCTTATCGGCAGGCGGTCAGCCAAGGTGCGCAGTCACGCTTCAAGGACGCTGAAAGCAACCTCGGCCTGGCACACGCCTTGATCAGCAAGGGCAGCGAAAAAGGCCTGGATACCCGCACGCGGCTGGAGATCAACACCACGCTGAGCGCCGTGGCCAAGGAAAACCCTTCCGACCCGGGCCTGCAGATTCGTGCGCGGTTGATGAAGGCCACCAGTCTCTTGCTCAACGACGCCGAAACCGCGGAAAAGCTCACCGAGCAAGCGATGTTGCGCCTCGATGGCATGGAGCAGTTCATGAGTGCCGAAGCCGCACTGTTGGTGGCCAAGCAGTTGCAGATGCTCGGGCAGGCCGATGCCGGCGCCTCGATGCTGAAAAACTGCGTGGAAATCTACGGCGACGATCCGACCGTGATGAAAAGCATCGCCAAACTGACCGACGACCCGACCATCCTCAACTCCGGCAACGATGCGGCGGAGCTCAACCGTCAAGGCGTGCGGGTGTACAAGACCGGCAACCTGGTGGAGGCGCGGGCGGCGTTCCGCAAAGCCCTGGCGATGCAACCGAAAAACATCAGTATCGCGCTGAACATGGCGCAGTCGCTGCTGCACGGCACCGACACCAGCGTTCCGTCGGCGGAGCTTGAAGAATGTCGGGCCTGCCTGAAAACGGTCGGCCTGATGCCTGACACTGACGCGCGGTATGCGCGTTATCAGAAACTGAAAATCAAGGCGTTCAGCGGATGA